A portion of the Algisphaera agarilytica genome contains these proteins:
- a CDS encoding PEP-CTERM sorting domain-containing protein, whose translation MKQALFSLTAAASVALTGAASAAITVDGSLGGGEYGPALSVQTINTQFGDNETELNAAFGQVASGALELLVTGNVQQNGNRIYLFLDTAAGGSSTLAAAGGDFDLDQIQGNVLDIAPEFMFVINEQFGSVNARLIDLSDGSQVFASDLTGDVNAGAGTASGAGFSVALNNTNSAGVGGGSGEPDANALTATTGLELSIDLTSLGSPTQDINITAASGSFDGFFSNQVLGSLPDNTGNLGNGGFDLSTIAGDQFFTVAIPEPASLALVGMGALAMLGRRRSA comes from the coding sequence ATGAAACAAGCTTTGTTTAGTCTCACCGCGGCCGCGTCGGTCGCCTTGACCGGGGCCGCGTCGGCGGCCATCACCGTGGACGGCTCCCTCGGCGGGGGCGAATACGGCCCGGCACTGTCCGTGCAAACCATCAACACCCAGTTCGGCGACAACGAAACCGAACTGAACGCCGCGTTCGGCCAGGTTGCGAGTGGCGCGCTTGAGTTGCTGGTCACCGGCAACGTTCAACAGAACGGCAACCGCATCTACCTGTTCCTGGACACCGCCGCGGGCGGATCGTCGACCCTGGCTGCCGCCGGTGGCGACTTCGACCTGGACCAGATTCAGGGCAACGTCCTGGATATCGCTCCCGAATTCATGTTCGTGATCAATGAACAGTTCGGCAGCGTCAACGCACGGCTCATCGATCTGTCCGACGGTTCGCAGGTGTTTGCCTCGGACCTGACCGGTGACGTCAACGCCGGTGCGGGCACCGCCAGCGGTGCGGGCTTCTCGGTTGCGCTGAACAACACCAACTCCGCTGGGGTGGGTGGCGGCAGCGGCGAACCCGATGCCAACGCGCTGACCGCGACGACCGGCCTCGAGCTGTCGATCGACCTGACCTCGCTGGGCAGCCCCACTCAGGACATCAACATCACCGCGGCCTCGGGCAGCTTCGACGGCTTCTTCTCCAACCAGGTTCTTGGTTCGCTTCCGGATAACACCGGCAACCTCGGCAATGGTGGCTTCGACCTGAGCACCATCGCGGGCGACCAGTTCTTCACGGTTGCGATCCCCGAGCCCGCCAGCCTCGCGCTGGTCGGCATGGGTGCCTTGGCGATGCTTGGCCGTCGCCGCTCGGCCTGA